In the Pungitius pungitius chromosome 5, fPunPun2.1, whole genome shotgun sequence genome, one interval contains:
- the mrps30 gene encoding 39S ribosomal protein S30, mitochondrial: MAARARLPLRLPKTLPPLQRRRLAHTEPAAKEPAYPPVVPSLTAKSKSARQRQAEERVQKIHESPVEEKISLYTRIQRKKFVVYPQTFARNADKWYQHFTKTAYIPGLPERFGPGRTTEAGGESSLAAAAAAPVPGVDGDAFADIRALVGRVILQEHSHTKKPKAFLFREQEQNVGPFVRNLVTGLTHSVGRLNPLLRLSSLDIAPRVNFYWRRGQRIIPKGHRRGRLEPTRFQIDDQPLCQIRIPQQLQQFTPLEASYAAEVPEVTLAPDLMPMFRRQYDNHIFTGAKLPDPACYGHTQFHLVPDRYHRDRFARRQQSDQVEVFLRANGLASLFAWTGAQAMYQGFWPHEDVRRPFVSQAVVTDGRFFSFFCYQLNTVALSVETDADNPRRNLLWGTESLRLYESVQDGEVVGLDDGVVELLVRFLMNQP, translated from the exons ATGGCGGCGCGCGCACGGCTGCCCTTGCGCCTCCCTAAAACGCTGCCTCCGCTTCAACGGCGAAGGCTGGCCCACACGGAGCCCGCCGCGAAGGAGCCCGCGTACCCGCCCGTGGTCCCCTCCCTCACGGCCAAGAGCAAGTCGGCCCGGCAACGGCAGGCCGAGGAGCGGGTGCAGAAGATCCACGAGTCGCCCGTGGAGGAGAAGATCTCCCTCTACACGCGCATCCAGCGGAAGAAGTTCGTGGTTTACCCCCAGACGTTCGCACGCAACGCGGACAAATGGTACCAGCACTTCACCAAGACCGCGTACATCCCGGGGCTGCCCGAGAGGTTCGGCCCGGGGAGGACGACCGAGGCCGGGGGGGAGAGCTCGCTcgccgcagccgccgccgcaCCGGTGCCGGGGGTGGACGGCGATGCGTTCGCGGACATCCGCGCCTTGGTCGGCCGTGTGATTTTACAGGAGCACTCGCACACGAAGAAACCCAAAGCCTTCCTGTTCCGAGAGCAGGAGCAGAACGTCGGTCCTTTCGTGAGGAACCTGGTGACGGGACTCACCCACAGCGTGGGGAGACTCAACCCGCTGCTGCGCCTCTCCAGTCTGG ATATTGCTCCTCGGGTAAACTTTTAttggaggagaggacagagaaTCATCCCAAAGGGGCACCGAAGAGGCCGACTAGAGCCGACCAGGTTCCAGATCGATGACCAACCGCTGTGCCAGATCAGGAttcctcagcagctgcagcag TTCACCCCGCTGGAGGCCTCATACGCAGCCGAAGTTCCAGAGGTCACGTTGGCCCCTGACCTGATGCCTATGTTCAGACGGCAGTACGACAACCACATCTTTACAG GCGCCAAGCTGCCGGACCCGGCATGCTACGGTCACACGCAGTTCCACCTGGTGCCCGACCGGTACCACAGGGACCGCTTTGCTCGGCGGCAGCAGTCGGATCAGGTGGAGGTCTTCCTCCGAGCCAACGGGCTCGCCAGCCTCTTCGCCTGGACGGGGGCTCAGGCCATGTACCAGG GTTTCTGGCCCCACGAGGACGTCCGCAGACCCTTCGTGTCGCAGGCCGTGGTCACGGACGGGcggttcttctccttcttctgctACCAGCTCAACACGGTGGCCCTCTCCGTGGAGACGGACGCCGACAACCCCCGGAGGAACCTCCTGTGGGGCACCGAGAGCCTGCGGCTGTACGAGAGCGTGCAGGACGGCGAGGTGGTCGGCCTGGACGACGGCGTCGTCGAGCTCCTGGTTCGGTTCCTCATGAACCAGCCGTAG
- the hint2 gene encoding histidine triad nucleotide-binding protein 2, mitochondrial isoform X2, translated as MYFRQVLRTRSIGTTLQRVCRAQRPLCTEGVEVRSAEEASRTRGSAAATVFSRVIDRSLPADILHEDEKCLAFRDVSPQAPVHFLVIPRVPIPRLSEAKDDDAELLGHLLVVAKNVAKQECLDEGYRVVINDGKHGAQSVYHLHFHVLGGRQMTWPPG; from the exons ATGTACTTTCGGCAGGTTTTGCGGACGCGGTCCATCGGGACCACTTTACAGCGTGTCTGTCGAGCCCAG aggcCGCTGTGCACCGAAGGTGTGGAGGTGAGGTCTGCAGAGGAGGCCAGCAGGACGCGCGGGTCCGCAGCTGCGACCGTCTTCTCCAGAGTGATCGACAGAAGCCTCCCTGCAGACATCCTGCACGAGGACGAGAAG TGTTTGGCATTCAGGGATGTCAGCCCACAGGCCCCTGTTCACTTCCTGGTTATTCCGAGGGTCCCTATTCCCAGACTAAGTGAAGCCAAGGATGACGACGCAGAG CTCTTGGGACATTTGTTGGTCGTTGCTAAAAATGTGGCAAAGCAGGAATGTCTAGATGAAGGATACAGAGTGG TGATCAACGACGGGAAACACGGCGCTCAGTCAGTTTACCACCTTCACTTCCACGTCCTGGGGGGGAGACAGATGACGTGGCCACCAGgataa
- the LOC119224799 gene encoding long-chain-fatty-acid--CoA ligase ACSBG2-like isoform X2, protein MSVQEKSIHSNGVAFMDGKAESLSIQNPKTLSPLLNGEASTAELCGTSELEEATEGLSLGEPNAVPLLGATGPPPLSPADQLWSTSRHRGVRLRMEGSGPASETPMTVHRLFLETVEAHGDHPALVSKEGGRWVTLTWRQYYEQCRAAAKSFLKLGLERYRGVGILGFNSAEWFISDVGCIFAGGLATGIYTTNSPEACQYVAANSEANVLVVENQKQLDKVLQVKDHLPHLKAIVQYKGELQQKAPFLYTWAEFMKLGEEVPDEQLDAVIDSLRANECCTLIFTSGTTGNAKGCMLSHDNLTWTVRTASTMLPLKPAEEVLISYLPLSHVAAQLVDMWLGVAFAMTTYFADPDALKGSLVNTLKEARPTCFLGVPRVWEKMQDSMKAIGAKSSPLRRTVAAWAKAKGLQYNYSVMNGENQVPWGFMLANNLVFKKVREALGLDRCKLHFTGAAPITKDTLEYFMSLNMPLLELYGMSESSGPHTVSSDTFFQITSCGKVMPGCKTKLENPDEDGSGEICMWGRHVFMGYLDMPDKTEEAIDQDGWLHSGDLGRHDQNDFLYITGRIKELIITAGGENVPPVPIEDSVKSELPFVSNAMLVGDKLKFLSMLLTLKCAVDEAGAPTDQLGPEALLFCRQHNVAATKVSEIIASEEPAVYKAIQEGVERANARATSNAQKVQKWVILERDFSVGGGELGPTMKLRRPIVVKMYQEKIDELYAVAAGGQ, encoded by the exons ATGAGCGTCCAAGAGAAGTCGATTCACAGCAATGGTGTTGCATTCATGGATGGTAAAGCTGAGAG CCTCTCTATCCAGAACCCGAagactctctcccccctcctcaacGGGGAAGCCTCCACAGCCGAGCTCTGTGGAACATCTGAGCTGGAGGAAGCCACCGAAGGACTTTCACTGG GAGAGCCCAACGCAGTCCCCCTGTTGGGGGCCACCGGGCCACCCCCACTGTCCCCGGCGGACCAGCTGTGGAGCACCAGCAGACACCGGGGGGTCCGGCTGAGGATGGAGGGCTCGGGTCCGGCCTCGGAGACGCCCATGACGGTCCATCGGCTGTTCCTGGAGACGGTGGAAGCGCACGGGGATCACCCGGCCCTGGTCTCCAAGGAAGGGGGCCGCTGGGTGACCCTGACCTGGAGGCAGTACTACGAGCAGTGCCGGGCGGCGGCCAAAAGCTTCCTCAAG TTGGGGCTGGAGCGTTACCGCGGCGTCGGGATCCTGGGGTTCAACTCCGCCGAATGGTTCATCTCAGACGTGGGCTGCATCTTTGCCGG GGGTCTGGCAACTGGAATTTACACCACCAACTCGCCCGAAGCGTGTCAGTATGTGGCGGCCAACAGTGAGGCCAACGTCCTGGTCGTGGAGAACCAGAAACAGCTGGACAAAGTCCTGCAG GTCAAAGATCATCTACCTCACCTGAAAGCCATTGTCCAGTACAAAGGCGAACTGCAGCAGAAAGCTCCATTCCTGTATACG TGGGCGGAGTTCATGAAGCTGGGGGAGGAGGTGCCTGACGAGCAGCTGgatgctgtgattgacagtctCCGTGCCAACGAGTGCTGTACTcttatatttacatctggaacCACTGGCAACGCCAAAGGATGCATGTTGAGCCATGACAAC CTGACCTGGACGGTCCGCACGGCCTCTACGATGCTCCCCTTGAAGCCCGCCGAGGAGGTGCTGATCAGTTACCTGCCGCTCAGCCACGTGGCGGCACAGCTGGTCGACATGTGGTTGGGTGTGGCTTTCGCCATGACCACCTACTTTGCAGATCCAGACGCCCTCAAG GGCTCGTTGGTGAACACGCTGAAGGAGGCTCGTCCCACTTGTTTCCTGGGTGTTCCTCGGGTGTGGGAGAAGATGCAAGACAGCATGAAAGCCATCGGTGCCAAGTCATCCCCACTGAGGCGGACGGTGGCGGCCTGGGCCAAGGCTAAAGGGCTGCAGTACAACTACAGCGTCATGAACGG ggaGAATCAGGTGCCCTGGGGCTTCATGTTGGCCAACAATCTGGTGTTCAAGAAGGTCCGTGAGGCGCTGGGCTTAGACCGCTGCAAGTTACACTTTACAGGCGCCGCCCCCATCACCAAGGACACCCTGGAGTACTTCATGAGCCTGAACATGCCTTTGCTGGAGCTGTACGGCATGAGCGAAAGCTCGGGCCCACACACCGTCTCCAGCGACACCTTTTTCCAAATCACGAG CTGTGGAAAAGTGATGCCGGGCTGCAAGACGAAGCTGGAGAACCCGGATGAGGACGGCAGTGGAGAGATATGCATGTGGGGCCGGCACGTCTTCATGGGCTACCTGGACATGCCGGACAAAACCGAAGAGGCCATTGACCAGGACGGCTGGCTGCACTCTGGAGATCTGGGGAGACACGACCAGAACGACTTCCTGTACATCACAGGAAGGATCAAGG AGCTGATCATCACTGCGGGAGGAGAGAACGTCCCCCCCGTGCCCATCGAGGACTCGGTGAAGTCCGAGTTGCCCTTCGTCAGCAACGCCATGCTGGTCGGAGACAAGCTGAAGTTCCTCTCCATGCTGCTCACGCTCAAA TGCGCGGTGGACGAGGCGGGGGCGCCCACGGACCAGCTGGGTCCCGAGGCCTTGCTGTTCTGCCGGCAGCACAACGTCGCAGCCACCAAGGTGTCGGAGATCATCGCCAGCGAGGAGCCGGCGGTCTACAAGGCCATCCAGGAAGGCGTGGAGCGCGCCAACGCCAGGGCGACCTCCAACGCCCAGAAGGTCCAGAAGTGGGTGATTCTGGAGCGAGACTTCTCCGTCGGCGGAGGCGAGCTGG GACCAACCATGAAGCTGAGGAGGCCCATTGTCGTGAAGATGTACCAGGAGAAGATAGATGAATTGTATGCGGTGGCTGCGGGAGGACAGTAG
- the hint2 gene encoding histidine triad nucleotide-binding protein 2, mitochondrial isoform X1, whose translation MYFRQVLRTRSIGTTLQRVCRAQVTLTTNPLILLMVRTPPARSVYHPPSPPPPPQRPLCTEGVEVRSAEEASRTRGSAAATVFSRVIDRSLPADILHEDEKCLAFRDVSPQAPVHFLVIPRVPIPRLSEAKDDDAELLGHLLVVAKNVAKQECLDEGYRVVINDGKHGAQSVYHLHFHVLGGRQMTWPPG comes from the exons ATGTACTTTCGGCAGGTTTTGCGGACGCGGTCCATCGGGACCACTTTACAGCGTGTCTGTCGAGCCCAGGTAACATTAACCACAAACCCTCTCATCCTCCTGATGGTTCGTACGCCTCCAGCACGCTCAGTGTatcatcctccttctcctcctcctcctcctcagaggcCGCTGTGCACCGAAGGTGTGGAGGTGAGGTCTGCAGAGGAGGCCAGCAGGACGCGCGGGTCCGCAGCTGCGACCGTCTTCTCCAGAGTGATCGACAGAAGCCTCCCTGCAGACATCCTGCACGAGGACGAGAAG TGTTTGGCATTCAGGGATGTCAGCCCACAGGCCCCTGTTCACTTCCTGGTTATTCCGAGGGTCCCTATTCCCAGACTAAGTGAAGCCAAGGATGACGACGCAGAG CTCTTGGGACATTTGTTGGTCGTTGCTAAAAATGTGGCAAAGCAGGAATGTCTAGATGAAGGATACAGAGTGG TGATCAACGACGGGAAACACGGCGCTCAGTCAGTTTACCACCTTCACTTCCACGTCCTGGGGGGGAGACAGATGACGTGGCCACCAGgataa
- the LOC134102880 gene encoding long-chain-fatty-acid--CoA ligase ACSBG2-like, translated as MSVQEKSIESNGVAFMDGKAESLSIQNPKTLSPLLNGEASTAELCGTSELEEATEGLSLGEPNAVQADQLWSTSRHRAVRLRMEASGPASETPMTVHQLFLETVEAHGDHPALVSKEGGRWVTLTWRQYYEQCRAAAKSFLKLGLERFHGVGILGFNSPEWFISDVGCIFAGGLATGIYTTNSPEACQYVAANSEANVLVVENQKQLDKVLQVKDHLPHLKAIVQYKGELQQKAPFLYTWAEFMKLGEEVPDEQLDAVIDSLRANECCTLIFTSGTTGNPKACMLSHDNLTWTVHRAASMLPLKPAEEVMVSYLPLSHVAAQLVDMWMGIHLAMTTYFAEPDALKGSLVNTLKDARPTCFVGVPRVWEKMQEKMKAVGAKSSRTRRKVATWAKSIGLRYTYSAMNGENQVPWGFMLANNLVFKKVRVALGLDRCKLCFTGAAPITKDTMDFFMSLNIPLLELYGMSESSCPHTISTDSYYRITSCGKVMPGCKTKLENPDEDGSGEICMWGRHVFMGYLDMPDLTAKAIDRDGWLHSGDLGRHDQNDFLYITGRIKELIITAGGENVPPVPIEDSVKSELPFVSNAMLVGDKLKFLSMLLTLKCAVDEAGGPTDQLGPEALLFCRQHNVAATKVSEIIASEEPAVYKAIQEGVERANARATSNAQKVQKWVILERDFSVGGGELGPTMKLRRPIVVKMYQEKIDELYAVAAGGQ; from the exons ATGAGTGTCCAAGAGAAGTCGATTGAGAGCAATGGTGTTGCATTCATGGATGGTAAAGCTGAGAG CCTCTCCATCCAGAACCCGAagactctctcccccctcctcaacGGGGAAGCCTCCACAGCCGAGCTCTGTGGAACATCTGAGCTGGAGGAAGCCACCGAAGGACTTTCACTGG GAGAGCCCAATGCAGTCCAGGCGGACCAGCTGTGGAGCACGAGCCGACACCGGGCGGTCCGGCTGAGGATGGAGGCCTCGGGTCCGGCCTCGGAGACGCCCATGACGGTCCATCAGCTGTTCCTGGAGACGGTGGAAGCGCACGGGGATCACCCGGCACTGGTTTCCAAAGAAGGGGGCCGCTGGGTGACCCTGACCTGGAGGCAGTACTACGAGCAGTGCCGGGCGGCGGCCAAAAGCTTCCTCAAG TTGGGGCTGGAGCGTTTCCACGGCGTCGGGATCCTGGGGTTCAACTCTCCCGAATGGTTCATCTCAGACGTGGGCTGCATCTTTGCCGG GGGTCTGGCAACAGGAATTTACACCACCAACTCGCCCGAAGCTTGTCAGTATGTGGCGGCCAACAGTGAGGCCAACGTCTTGGTCGTGGAGAACCAGAAACAGCTGGACAAAGTCCTGCAG GTCAAAGATCATCTACCTCACCTGAAAGCCATTGTCCAGTACAAAGGCGAACTGCAGCAGAAAGCACCATTCCTGTATACG TGGGCGGAGTTCATGAAGCTGGGGGAGGAGGTGCCTGACGAGCAGCTGgatgctgtgattgacagtctCCGTGCCAACGAGTGCTGTACTcttatatttacatctggaacCACTGGCAACCCCAAAGCATGCATGTTGAGCCATGACAAC CTGACATGGACGGTCCACAGGGCGGCTTCGATGCTCCCCTTGAAGCCCGCCGAGGAGGTGATGGTCAGTTACCTGCCGCTCAGCCACGTGGCGGCCCAGCTGGTCGACATGTGGATGGGTATTCATTTAGCCATGACCACCTACTTTGCAGAGCCAGACGCCCTGAAG GGCTCGTTGGTGAACACGCTGAAAGATGCTCGTCCCACTTGTTTCGTCGGGGTTCCTCGGGTGTGGGAGAAGATGCAGGAGAAGATGAAAGCCGTCGGTGCCAAGTCCTCTCGGACGAGGAGGAAAGTGGCGACGTGGGCCAAGTCCATCGGGCTGCGGTACACCTACAGCGCCATGAACGG ggaGAATCAGGTGCCCTGGGGCTTCATGTTGGCCAACAATCTGGTGTTCAAGAAGGTCCGCGTGGCGCTGGGCTTAGACCGCTGCAAGCTGTGCTTCACAGGCGCCGCCCCCATCACCAAAGACACAATGGACTTCTTCATGAGCCTGAACATCCCTTTGCTGGAGCTGTACGGCATGAGCGAAAGCTCCTGCCCACACACCATCTCCACCGACTCCTATTACCGAATCACAAG CTGTGGAAAAGTGATGCCGGGCTGCAAGACGAAGCTGGAGAACCCGGATGAGGACGGCAGTGGAGAGATTTGCATGTGGGGCCGGCACGTCTTCATGGGCTACCTGGACATGCCGGATTTAACGGCGAAGGCCATCGACCGGGACGGCTGGCTGCACTCTGGAGATCTGGGGAGACACGACCAGAACGACTTCCTGTACATCACAGGAAGGATCAAGG AGCTGATCATCACTGCGGGAGGAGAGAACGTCCCCCCCGTGCCCATCGAGGACTCGGTGAAGTCCGAGTTGCCCTTCGTCAGCAACGCCATGCTGGTGGGAGACAAGCTGAAGTTCCTCTCCATGCTGCTCACGCTCAAA TGCGCGGTGGACGAGGCGGGGGGGCCCACGGACCAGCTGGGTCCCGAGGCCTTGCTGTTCTGCCGGCAGCACAACGTCGCAGCCACCAAGGTGTCGGAGATCATCGCCAGCGAGGAGCCGGCGGTCTACAAGGCCATCCAGGAAGGCGTGGAGCGCGCCAACGCCAGGGCGACCTCCAACGCCCAGAAGGTCCAGAAGTGGGTGATTCTGGAGCGAGACTTCTCCGTCGGCGGAGGCGAGCTGG GACCAACCATGAAGCTGAGGAGGCCCATTGTCGTGAAGATGTACCAGGAGAAGATAGATGAATTGTATGCGGTGGCTGCGGGAGGACAGTAG
- the LOC119224799 gene encoding long-chain-fatty-acid--CoA ligase ACSBG2-like isoform X1, translating into MSVQEKSIHSNGVAFMDGKAESLSIQNPKTLSPLLNGEASTAELCGTSELEEATEGLSLAGEPNAVPLLGATGPPPLSPADQLWSTSRHRGVRLRMEGSGPASETPMTVHRLFLETVEAHGDHPALVSKEGGRWVTLTWRQYYEQCRAAAKSFLKLGLERYRGVGILGFNSAEWFISDVGCIFAGGLATGIYTTNSPEACQYVAANSEANVLVVENQKQLDKVLQVKDHLPHLKAIVQYKGELQQKAPFLYTWAEFMKLGEEVPDEQLDAVIDSLRANECCTLIFTSGTTGNAKGCMLSHDNLTWTVRTASTMLPLKPAEEVLISYLPLSHVAAQLVDMWLGVAFAMTTYFADPDALKGSLVNTLKEARPTCFLGVPRVWEKMQDSMKAIGAKSSPLRRTVAAWAKAKGLQYNYSVMNGENQVPWGFMLANNLVFKKVREALGLDRCKLHFTGAAPITKDTLEYFMSLNMPLLELYGMSESSGPHTVSSDTFFQITSCGKVMPGCKTKLENPDEDGSGEICMWGRHVFMGYLDMPDKTEEAIDQDGWLHSGDLGRHDQNDFLYITGRIKELIITAGGENVPPVPIEDSVKSELPFVSNAMLVGDKLKFLSMLLTLKCAVDEAGAPTDQLGPEALLFCRQHNVAATKVSEIIASEEPAVYKAIQEGVERANARATSNAQKVQKWVILERDFSVGGGELGPTMKLRRPIVVKMYQEKIDELYAVAAGGQ; encoded by the exons ATGAGCGTCCAAGAGAAGTCGATTCACAGCAATGGTGTTGCATTCATGGATGGTAAAGCTGAGAG CCTCTCTATCCAGAACCCGAagactctctcccccctcctcaacGGGGAAGCCTCCACAGCCGAGCTCTGTGGAACATCTGAGCTGGAGGAAGCCACCGAAGGACTTTCACTGG CAGGAGAGCCCAACGCAGTCCCCCTGTTGGGGGCCACCGGGCCACCCCCACTGTCCCCGGCGGACCAGCTGTGGAGCACCAGCAGACACCGGGGGGTCCGGCTGAGGATGGAGGGCTCGGGTCCGGCCTCGGAGACGCCCATGACGGTCCATCGGCTGTTCCTGGAGACGGTGGAAGCGCACGGGGATCACCCGGCCCTGGTCTCCAAGGAAGGGGGCCGCTGGGTGACCCTGACCTGGAGGCAGTACTACGAGCAGTGCCGGGCGGCGGCCAAAAGCTTCCTCAAG TTGGGGCTGGAGCGTTACCGCGGCGTCGGGATCCTGGGGTTCAACTCCGCCGAATGGTTCATCTCAGACGTGGGCTGCATCTTTGCCGG GGGTCTGGCAACTGGAATTTACACCACCAACTCGCCCGAAGCGTGTCAGTATGTGGCGGCCAACAGTGAGGCCAACGTCCTGGTCGTGGAGAACCAGAAACAGCTGGACAAAGTCCTGCAG GTCAAAGATCATCTACCTCACCTGAAAGCCATTGTCCAGTACAAAGGCGAACTGCAGCAGAAAGCTCCATTCCTGTATACG TGGGCGGAGTTCATGAAGCTGGGGGAGGAGGTGCCTGACGAGCAGCTGgatgctgtgattgacagtctCCGTGCCAACGAGTGCTGTACTcttatatttacatctggaacCACTGGCAACGCCAAAGGATGCATGTTGAGCCATGACAAC CTGACCTGGACGGTCCGCACGGCCTCTACGATGCTCCCCTTGAAGCCCGCCGAGGAGGTGCTGATCAGTTACCTGCCGCTCAGCCACGTGGCGGCACAGCTGGTCGACATGTGGTTGGGTGTGGCTTTCGCCATGACCACCTACTTTGCAGATCCAGACGCCCTCAAG GGCTCGTTGGTGAACACGCTGAAGGAGGCTCGTCCCACTTGTTTCCTGGGTGTTCCTCGGGTGTGGGAGAAGATGCAAGACAGCATGAAAGCCATCGGTGCCAAGTCATCCCCACTGAGGCGGACGGTGGCGGCCTGGGCCAAGGCTAAAGGGCTGCAGTACAACTACAGCGTCATGAACGG ggaGAATCAGGTGCCCTGGGGCTTCATGTTGGCCAACAATCTGGTGTTCAAGAAGGTCCGTGAGGCGCTGGGCTTAGACCGCTGCAAGTTACACTTTACAGGCGCCGCCCCCATCACCAAGGACACCCTGGAGTACTTCATGAGCCTGAACATGCCTTTGCTGGAGCTGTACGGCATGAGCGAAAGCTCGGGCCCACACACCGTCTCCAGCGACACCTTTTTCCAAATCACGAG CTGTGGAAAAGTGATGCCGGGCTGCAAGACGAAGCTGGAGAACCCGGATGAGGACGGCAGTGGAGAGATATGCATGTGGGGCCGGCACGTCTTCATGGGCTACCTGGACATGCCGGACAAAACCGAAGAGGCCATTGACCAGGACGGCTGGCTGCACTCTGGAGATCTGGGGAGACACGACCAGAACGACTTCCTGTACATCACAGGAAGGATCAAGG AGCTGATCATCACTGCGGGAGGAGAGAACGTCCCCCCCGTGCCCATCGAGGACTCGGTGAAGTCCGAGTTGCCCTTCGTCAGCAACGCCATGCTGGTCGGAGACAAGCTGAAGTTCCTCTCCATGCTGCTCACGCTCAAA TGCGCGGTGGACGAGGCGGGGGCGCCCACGGACCAGCTGGGTCCCGAGGCCTTGCTGTTCTGCCGGCAGCACAACGTCGCAGCCACCAAGGTGTCGGAGATCATCGCCAGCGAGGAGCCGGCGGTCTACAAGGCCATCCAGGAAGGCGTGGAGCGCGCCAACGCCAGGGCGACCTCCAACGCCCAGAAGGTCCAGAAGTGGGTGATTCTGGAGCGAGACTTCTCCGTCGGCGGAGGCGAGCTGG GACCAACCATGAAGCTGAGGAGGCCCATTGTCGTGAAGATGTACCAGGAGAAGATAGATGAATTGTATGCGGTGGCTGCGGGAGGACAGTAG